TATCTGGATATTTTTTCCATTTGAAAAGGGGGAAGTTCGATGAGTTTTTGCGCCAATCAGCCGGCGCCGGGTCGCTATAATCATCTGATCAAAAAACATCCTTGCTTCAACGGAGAAGCTCATGCCCGGTTTGGGCGGATTCATTTGCCGGTCAGCCCAGCCTGCAACATTCGGTGCCGGTTTTGTAAACGCAGCCTGAATAAGGATGAAAACCGTCCCGGAGTCAGTTCTTGCCTGTTAACAGCCCAAGAGGCACTGGAAACAGTGGAAAGAGCTCTGGGACTGTGCACCCAGATTACGGTGGCCGGCATTGCCGGACCGGGGGACACATTAGCCACCGGTCATGCTTTGGCTGCTTTCCGATTGATTCATCAGCGTTTCCCGCATCTGATCAACTGCCTGAGCACCAACGGGCTGCGGTTGCCTGATAAGGCCCGGGAAGCCGCGGAGGCCGGCGTCCGCACGATTACCGTGACTATGAACGGGGCTGATGTGGATACCGTCGCCAAGGTTTGCAGCTGCATTGTTTATCGCGGTCAGTATCTGACCGGCCGGTCGGCGGCCGAAAAGCTTTTGATATCCCAGCAGGTGGGAATCCGCCGGGCCGTGGACTTGGGAATTGCTGTCAAGGTTAATACGGTGCTGATTCCCGGCGTCAATGATCATCAGACCGGAGAAGTCGCCAGGCTGGCCGCGGCGGCAGGAGCGGAGTTCATCAATGTCATTCCCTTGATTCCCCAGCACGAATTTGCTAAATATCGGGCGCCTGACTGCCAGGAAATGAATGCGGCCAGAGAAGCGGCTGAACGTCACTTGCCGGTATTCCGGCATTGCCGGCGGTGCCGGGCCGATGCCTGCGGTATTCCCGGCGCGGGGATAGATTTCGCTGAACAGTTATATGGTCAGAGGGAAGCGGCAACTACCTTTTCCCATGGGTAGGAGGAATCCGAGAGGAGGAAAAGCATGTCGG
The nucleotide sequence above comes from Acetonema longum DSM 6540. Encoded proteins:
- a CDS encoding radical SAM protein, which gives rise to MSFCANQPAPGRYNHLIKKHPCFNGEAHARFGRIHLPVSPACNIRCRFCKRSLNKDENRPGVSSCLLTAQEALETVERALGLCTQITVAGIAGPGDTLATGHALAAFRLIHQRFPHLINCLSTNGLRLPDKAREAAEAGVRTITVTMNGADVDTVAKVCSCIVYRGQYLTGRSAAEKLLISQQVGIRRAVDLGIAVKVNTVLIPGVNDHQTGEVARLAAAAGAEFINVIPLIPQHEFAKYRAPDCQEMNAAREAAERHLPVFRHCRRCRADACGIPGAGIDFAEQLYGQREAATTFSHG